A genomic region of Luteolibacter sp. Y139 contains the following coding sequences:
- a CDS encoding class I SAM-dependent RNA methyltransferase produces the protein MQRPPKKFHPHPFAYHQEIELRIDALSNLGVGIGRIDGWVVFVPFCLPGELVKARVFRNDKNCSNADLLEVLEASPERGEPKCPLFGTCGGCQYQHLSYQAQLDWKTRQVGELLQHMAGIEFPVLPCIPSPKIWNYRSKITPHFDRPKDGVIGPIGFLPNGRRSIIDVPQCPIAMEEINAALPRERESARQRAKQFKKGATLLLRATEGRVETNPNAVVTEHVGELSFDFLAGEFFQNNPFILPAFTGHAAEEAKAGGARFLVDAYCGSGLFALTLAKNFEQVAGVEVSEAAADWARRNAESNGITNARFLAASAETIFADIEFPANETAVLIDPPRKGCSPEFLEQLIAFAPSRVVYVSCDPATQVRDLAILKQGGFELQKVQPFDLFPHTRHLECVMTLTRRTTD, from the coding sequence GTGCAGCGTCCGCCGAAAAAGTTCCACCCCCACCCGTTCGCCTACCATCAGGAGATCGAGCTGCGCATCGACGCGCTCAGCAACCTCGGCGTGGGCATCGGCCGGATCGATGGCTGGGTAGTCTTCGTCCCCTTCTGCCTGCCGGGCGAATTGGTGAAGGCGCGCGTCTTCCGCAACGACAAGAATTGCTCGAACGCGGACCTGCTCGAGGTGCTCGAAGCCTCGCCCGAACGTGGCGAGCCGAAGTGCCCACTCTTCGGCACCTGCGGCGGCTGCCAGTACCAGCATCTCTCCTATCAGGCGCAGCTCGATTGGAAGACGCGCCAGGTGGGCGAACTGCTGCAGCATATGGCGGGCATCGAGTTCCCGGTGCTGCCCTGCATCCCTTCGCCGAAGATCTGGAACTATCGCTCAAAGATCACGCCGCACTTTGACCGCCCAAAGGATGGCGTCATCGGGCCGATCGGCTTCCTGCCGAATGGCCGGCGCAGCATCATCGATGTCCCGCAATGCCCGATCGCGATGGAGGAGATCAATGCCGCCCTCCCTCGCGAGCGCGAGTCGGCCCGCCAGCGCGCCAAGCAATTCAAAAAAGGCGCCACGCTGCTGCTGCGCGCGACCGAGGGGCGCGTGGAAACGAATCCGAATGCGGTGGTGACCGAGCATGTCGGCGAGTTGTCCTTCGATTTCCTCGCCGGTGAGTTCTTCCAGAACAATCCCTTCATCCTGCCCGCCTTCACCGGCCATGCCGCGGAAGAGGCGAAGGCGGGTGGCGCGCGTTTCCTTGTCGATGCCTACTGCGGCTCCGGCCTGTTTGCGCTGACCTTGGCGAAAAACTTCGAGCAAGTCGCCGGCGTGGAAGTCAGCGAAGCCGCCGCCGATTGGGCGCGGCGCAATGCAGAGTCAAATGGTATCACCAATGCCCGCTTCCTCGCTGCCTCGGCCGAGACGATCTTCGCCGACATCGAGTTTCCCGCGAACGAGACCGCGGTGCTCATCGACCCGCCGCGGAAGGGTTGCTCGCCGGAGTTCCTCGAGCAGCTCATCGCCTTCGCGCCGTCCCGGGTCGTCTATGTCTCCTGCGACCCCGCGACCCAGGTCCGCGACCTCGCCATCCTCAAGCAAGGCGGCTTCGAGCTTCAGAAGGTGCAGCCTTTCGATCTCTTCCCGCACACCCGGCATTTGGAGTGTGTGATGACGCTCACACGCAGGACTACAGATTGA
- a CDS encoding autoinducer 2 ABC transporter substrate-binding protein, translated as MKRILCSLALCAVPFLTACKPSGESAGGKGGNLTIGFLPKSKGNQYFVTCEKGARAAAKDLGIEMLFDGPTNSDPAKQNEIVENWISLGVDVIAAACENKDGLSTALRKAQEKGIKVVTYDADAQTDARSFFVNQATEKGIGDALLDNAATLVGSEGEFAIITANLTAANQNAWIAAIKARQAEKYPNMKLVDIKPCDDLKDKAQQETTNLLSAHPNLKAVISVCSPGVPGAAEAVKQAGKTGAVKVVGLGLPSENKAYVKEGVTQAVILWKVEDLGYLTIQAAAALAKGELKSGATEFKAGKLGAMKIEGDNILLGTPFAFTKENIDQFDF; from the coding sequence ATGAAACGCATCCTCTGCTCGCTCGCGCTCTGCGCCGTCCCCTTCCTTACCGCTTGCAAGCCATCCGGTGAATCCGCTGGTGGCAAAGGTGGCAATCTCACCATCGGCTTCCTGCCGAAGAGCAAGGGCAACCAGTACTTCGTCACCTGTGAGAAGGGTGCCCGTGCCGCGGCCAAGGACCTCGGCATCGAGATGCTCTTCGACGGCCCGACCAACTCCGATCCGGCGAAGCAAAACGAGATCGTCGAGAACTGGATCTCGCTCGGCGTGGATGTGATCGCCGCCGCTTGTGAGAACAAGGACGGCCTTTCCACCGCACTGCGCAAGGCCCAAGAGAAGGGCATCAAGGTCGTCACCTATGATGCGGACGCGCAGACCGACGCCCGTTCGTTCTTCGTCAACCAAGCCACCGAAAAGGGCATCGGCGATGCGTTGCTCGACAACGCCGCCACGCTGGTAGGCAGCGAGGGTGAGTTCGCCATCATCACCGCCAATCTCACCGCTGCGAACCAGAACGCTTGGATCGCAGCGATCAAGGCACGCCAGGCGGAGAAGTATCCGAACATGAAGCTCGTCGACATCAAGCCGTGCGACGACCTCAAGGACAAGGCCCAGCAGGAAACCACCAACCTCCTCAGCGCGCATCCGAATCTCAAGGCGGTCATCTCCGTCTGCTCGCCGGGCGTTCCCGGCGCGGCCGAAGCCGTGAAGCAAGCCGGCAAGACCGGCGCGGTGAAAGTCGTCGGCCTCGGCCTGCCAAGCGAAAACAAGGCCTATGTGAAGGAAGGCGTCACCCAGGCGGTGATCCTCTGGAAGGTCGAAGACCTCGGTTACCTCACCATCCAAGCCGCGGCCGCGCTGGCGAAGGGCGAGCTCAAGTCAGGGGCCACCGAATTCAAGGCCGGTAAGCTCGGTGCGATGAAGATCGAAGGCGACAACATCCTGCTCGGCACGCCATTCGCGTTCACGAAGGAGAACATCGACCAGTTCGATTTCTAA
- a CDS encoding class I SAM-dependent methyltransferase — protein sequence MPFSFPGIAADVRRLGDLLALGLRAAEWQAPEKVAVLNLACGRADETGVLLGAVAPQATELFYLGIDLRPPEIAEARSRWIPNAPPGWQLDFRAGDASRTDRMKQLPPFDFTFIRHQNYWHDAAVWEVLYRNALDGLKPGGLLAITSYFDREHELAMACLSQCGGRKLADLRNPHSRPLDDAPNKSVDRRLALFVR from the coding sequence GTGCCATTCAGCTTCCCGGGGATTGCGGCGGATGTCCGTCGTCTCGGGGACTTGCTGGCGCTGGGCCTGCGGGCGGCGGAATGGCAGGCTCCGGAGAAAGTGGCGGTGCTGAATCTGGCCTGCGGGCGGGCGGATGAGACCGGGGTCTTGTTGGGCGCGGTCGCCCCCCAGGCGACGGAGTTATTCTATCTGGGGATCGATTTGCGGCCGCCGGAAATCGCCGAGGCGAGGTCGCGCTGGATCCCGAATGCGCCGCCGGGGTGGCAGCTCGATTTCCGCGCGGGGGATGCCTCGCGGACGGATCGGATGAAGCAGCTGCCGCCCTTCGATTTCACCTTCATCCGCCACCAGAACTACTGGCACGACGCGGCGGTGTGGGAGGTGCTGTATCGCAATGCGCTCGATGGGCTGAAGCCGGGTGGTCTGCTGGCGATCACTTCCTACTTCGACCGCGAGCACGAGCTGGCGATGGCGTGCCTGTCCCAATGCGGCGGGCGGAAACTGGCCGACCTGCGTAATCCTCACAGTCGCCCGCTCGACGACGCGCCGAACAAGTCCGTGGACCGGCGGCTGGCGCTGTTTGTGAGGTAG
- a CDS encoding macro domain-containing protein: MKITLCYRDEPLGEAWRHCFEGLNEVAILEGDICQLSCDAVVSPANSFGFMDGGLDHLLSERFGWDLQDRVMKAIQSRPMRELLIGEAIVVATEDVRVPWLIAAPTMRVPMRIRNSIHAYLAMKAILIAAKSHQEEIPITHVAVPGLGTGVGHLAPQVAAAQMAKAYREVMLDEHKYPGSFNEAQRMHLDLNRSAMLYD; encoded by the coding sequence GTGAAGATCACGCTGTGTTATCGCGATGAGCCCTTGGGTGAGGCTTGGAGACATTGCTTCGAAGGGCTCAATGAGGTGGCCATCCTCGAAGGCGACATTTGCCAGCTTTCCTGCGATGCGGTGGTCAGTCCCGCCAATTCCTTCGGCTTCATGGACGGAGGGCTGGATCATTTGCTCTCGGAGCGCTTCGGATGGGATTTGCAGGATCGCGTGATGAAGGCGATCCAAAGTCGGCCGATGCGCGAACTGCTGATCGGCGAAGCGATTGTCGTAGCGACGGAAGATGTCCGGGTCCCTTGGCTCATCGCCGCCCCGACGATGCGGGTGCCCATGCGCATCCGGAACAGCATCCACGCGTATCTCGCCATGAAAGCGATCTTGATTGCTGCCAAGTCGCATCAAGAAGAGATTCCGATCACTCATGTCGCGGTTCCGGGACTGGGCACAGGCGTGGGGCATCTGGCTCCGCAAGTCGCAGCGGCTCAAATGGCCAAGGCCTATCGCGAGGTGATGCTCGATGAGCACAAGTATCCCGGCAGCTTCAATGAGGCTCAGCGCATGCATCTCGACCTGAACCGCAGCGCCATGCTGTACGACTGA
- the ahr gene encoding NADPH-dependent aldehyde reductase Ahr, with amino-acid sequence MAETFHAWAAADRGAKLQPFDYSPGPLGPEQVQIRVESCGLCHSDLSMLDNDWGNSVYPLVLGHEAIGIVEAAGDFAKGVKVGDRVGLGWFAGSCMHCRPCLSGRHNLCATAEQTIVGRHGGFADRVRCHWSWALKLPEGIDPKKAGPLFCGGITAFGPIADFGVKPTHRVGVIGIGGLGHLALQFLSKWGCHVTAFTSSDSKSAEAKALGANAVLNSRDSAAMKSAAGSFDFILSTVNVPLDWSAYINLLAPDGRLHFVGAVLEPIEVQAFSLIGQRKRISGSPLGAPATVLDMLDFCARHGIAPQTETFAMADVNDALEHLKAGKARYRIVLEN; translated from the coding sequence ATGGCCGAAACCTTCCACGCATGGGCTGCCGCCGACCGCGGAGCAAAACTCCAGCCGTTCGATTATTCGCCGGGCCCACTGGGTCCAGAGCAGGTGCAAATCCGCGTCGAGAGCTGCGGGCTGTGCCATTCGGACCTCTCGATGCTCGATAACGACTGGGGAAACTCCGTCTATCCGCTCGTCCTCGGCCATGAAGCGATCGGGATCGTTGAGGCGGCGGGAGATTTCGCGAAGGGCGTGAAGGTCGGCGACCGCGTCGGCCTAGGCTGGTTCGCGGGGTCATGCATGCATTGCCGCCCCTGTCTCTCCGGTCGTCATAACCTCTGCGCCACGGCCGAGCAGACGATCGTAGGCCGCCACGGCGGCTTCGCGGATCGCGTGCGCTGCCACTGGAGCTGGGCTCTGAAGTTGCCGGAGGGCATCGACCCGAAAAAGGCCGGGCCGCTGTTCTGCGGCGGCATCACCGCCTTCGGGCCGATCGCCGACTTCGGCGTGAAGCCGACCCATCGCGTCGGCGTGATTGGCATTGGGGGGCTGGGTCACCTCGCGCTGCAATTTCTTTCAAAGTGGGGCTGCCACGTGACGGCTTTCACTTCGAGTGACTCGAAGTCGGCGGAAGCCAAGGCGCTCGGCGCGAATGCAGTCCTGAACTCCCGCGATAGTGCAGCCATGAAATCAGCGGCGGGCAGCTTCGACTTCATCCTCTCCACGGTGAACGTGCCGCTCGATTGGAGTGCCTACATCAACCTGCTCGCTCCGGACGGCCGGCTGCATTTCGTCGGTGCCGTGCTGGAGCCCATCGAGGTGCAGGCCTTCTCGCTGATCGGCCAGCGCAAGCGCATCTCCGGCTCACCGCTCGGGGCACCCGCCACGGTCCTTGATATGCTCGATTTCTGCGCCCGCCACGGCATCGCCCCGCAAACGGAAACCTTCGCGATGGCGGATGTAAACGATGCGCTGGAACACCTCAAGGCGGGCAAGGCACGCTATCGCATCGTGCTGGAGAACTGA
- a CDS encoding ABC transporter permease has product MSGKYSREITVAGALGLLLVALAIFAPNFYELQPLLSRTTSQMPALVAAIGITLVIITRQIDISIGAQFSMCAVIAGIVAAAGMPLPVAVLAAVGTGVVMGAFNGLLVAWLGLPSIVVTLATMVTWNELLRLWQQGRLMNLPAGFQWFGLNQATGQGIVITVAVALLLFAAWAMKNLAGGRYVYAVGTDAEAARLAGINPKWTTFGVFALMGALAGIAAVINLVQSPQVQPNAGDGLELKVIAAAVVGGVAINGGRGNLWGVLLGLLLLANINPALTHFHLPPYWERAIQGMVILLAVIADGLKRSKKATA; this is encoded by the coding sequence ATGAGCGGCAAGTATTCCCGCGAGATCACCGTGGCCGGAGCGCTTGGCTTGCTGCTGGTAGCACTCGCTATCTTCGCGCCGAATTTCTACGAGCTGCAGCCGCTGCTTTCCCGCACCACCTCGCAGATGCCAGCGCTGGTCGCTGCGATCGGCATCACGCTGGTGATCATTACGCGGCAGATCGACATTTCCATCGGCGCGCAATTCAGCATGTGCGCGGTGATCGCCGGGATCGTCGCCGCAGCGGGCATGCCCCTGCCCGTCGCCGTGTTGGCGGCGGTCGGCACCGGCGTCGTGATGGGTGCCTTCAATGGCCTGCTGGTCGCATGGCTAGGACTGCCAAGCATCGTCGTCACGCTCGCGACCATGGTGACGTGGAATGAGCTATTGCGACTGTGGCAACAAGGTCGCCTGATGAATCTTCCCGCCGGCTTCCAATGGTTCGGCCTCAATCAGGCAACCGGGCAAGGCATTGTCATCACCGTCGCGGTGGCACTGCTCTTGTTCGCTGCATGGGCAATGAAAAATCTCGCCGGTGGCCGCTACGTCTATGCCGTCGGCACCGACGCCGAAGCGGCTCGTTTGGCCGGCATCAACCCAAAGTGGACCACCTTTGGCGTATTCGCACTTATGGGTGCCCTCGCAGGCATCGCCGCGGTGATCAACCTCGTCCAATCGCCTCAAGTCCAGCCGAACGCCGGTGACGGCCTTGAGCTGAAAGTCATCGCCGCCGCGGTCGTCGGCGGCGTCGCCATCAATGGCGGTCGCGGCAATCTCTGGGGCGTCCTGCTAGGCCTGCTGTTGCTCGCCAACATCAACCCGGCGCTCACGCATTTCCACCTGCCCCCATATTGGGAACGCGCGATCCAAGGCATGGTCATCCTGCTCGCCGTGATCGCCGACGGCCTCAAGCGTTCGAAGAAAGCCACCGCATGA
- a CDS encoding phosphotransferase enzyme family protein, with protein MVPSTSPVHPVDPALQESIARISNQFAIEGEFIEGEEIESGHINSTYRATFETSSGARHRYILQRINEKVFKDPVAVMRNVECVTRHINWKVLRVKKDLGGQTLSLYPGRGGRSWVVGPNGGIWRCYNSIEGCVTYDIIENTRQAFQAARAFGSFQDLVSDLPASEIEETIPDFHHTRKRFERLMRVADADPHGRAGSVGAELEFVRQREKDVGVIIDLLATHSIPTRITHNDTKINNVMIDADTDEAVCVIDLDTVMPGASLYDFGDLVRTATSPAAEDERDLSKVVMQMPMFEALVDGYLDAADDFLNDAEIEHLAFSGKLITFETGMRFLTDFLEGDGYFKIHREGHNLDRCRTQFKLVAEIERQQETMEKFVRKVRRGKR; from the coding sequence ATGGTCCCCAGTACCTCGCCCGTCCATCCCGTCGATCCGGCTCTACAAGAATCGATCGCCCGCATTTCCAACCAGTTCGCGATTGAGGGCGAGTTCATCGAAGGCGAGGAAATCGAGAGCGGTCATATCAATTCGACCTACCGGGCTACCTTCGAGACCTCGTCCGGAGCCCGGCACCGCTACATCCTCCAGAGGATCAATGAGAAGGTCTTCAAGGACCCGGTGGCGGTGATGCGGAACGTGGAATGTGTGACCCGTCACATCAACTGGAAGGTGCTGCGGGTGAAAAAGGACCTCGGCGGCCAGACGCTCAGCCTCTATCCCGGCCGCGGCGGCCGGTCATGGGTGGTGGGACCGAATGGCGGGATCTGGCGTTGCTACAATTCCATCGAAGGCTGCGTCACCTACGACATCATCGAAAACACCCGCCAGGCTTTCCAGGCGGCGCGCGCCTTCGGCTCGTTCCAAGATCTGGTGAGCGATCTGCCGGCGAGTGAGATCGAGGAGACCATCCCGGATTTCCACCACACAAGGAAGCGCTTCGAGCGGTTGATGCGGGTGGCGGATGCCGACCCACATGGTCGCGCCGGATCGGTGGGAGCCGAGCTGGAATTCGTGCGGCAGCGGGAAAAGGACGTGGGCGTGATCATCGACCTGCTCGCCACGCATTCCATTCCGACGCGCATCACTCACAACGACACCAAGATCAACAACGTGATGATTGATGCCGACACGGATGAGGCGGTCTGCGTGATCGACCTTGATACCGTGATGCCCGGCGCCTCGCTCTACGATTTCGGCGACCTCGTCCGCACCGCCACCAGCCCGGCAGCGGAAGACGAGCGGGATCTCTCCAAGGTGGTGATGCAGATGCCGATGTTCGAGGCGCTGGTGGATGGCTACCTCGATGCGGCCGACGATTTCCTCAACGACGCCGAGATCGAGCACCTCGCCTTCAGCGGCAAGCTGATCACCTTCGAAACCGGCATGCGTTTCCTGACCGACTTTCTTGAGGGCGACGGCTACTTCAAGATTCACCGCGAAGGCCACAACCTCGATCGCTGTCGCACCCAGTTCAAGCTGGTGGCGGAGATCGAGCGCCAGCAGGAGACGATGGAGAAATTCGTGCGGAAGGTGCGGCGCGGGAAGCGCTGA
- a CDS encoding ABC transporter permease translates to MSSAKSIKSLLLRHEVVLVVVIVLEIILFQAFGRSFLVASNVSNIFRFSVEVGLLALAMTPVILTGGIDLSVGSMMGLCAVCFGILVNDASLSPLVAGVLSVVIGMVGGGINALLIARFKLPPLIVTLGTFSLFRGLAEALTKGSKSYSGFSKSFLNLGNSDVAGIPAQMWIFIPVAIGIWLLVHRTTIGRSFRAIGYSPEGSRYAGIPVERNLSLAYILAGAVAGLAAVILVARLGEARANAGINYELLAITAVVLGGTSIFGGSGTVGGTFLGYLAIAILNNGLSRITAYKLFDQPIASISRELSGVLTGVLLLLALAVGPISKNLATRRSRRQISKQSNP, encoded by the coding sequence ATGAGTTCCGCGAAGTCCATCAAGAGCCTTCTTCTCCGGCACGAGGTCGTGCTGGTGGTGGTTATCGTGCTGGAGATTATCCTCTTCCAAGCATTCGGCCGTAGCTTCCTGGTCGCCTCGAACGTTTCCAATATCTTCCGCTTCTCCGTCGAGGTCGGCCTGCTCGCGCTCGCGATGACGCCGGTCATCCTCACCGGTGGCATCGACCTTTCCGTCGGCTCGATGATGGGTCTCTGCGCGGTCTGCTTCGGGATCCTGGTGAATGACGCGTCGCTGTCACCGTTGGTCGCGGGCGTCCTCTCCGTCGTCATCGGCATGGTGGGTGGCGGCATCAATGCGCTGCTCATCGCACGCTTCAAGCTGCCGCCGCTGATCGTCACGCTCGGCACCTTCTCCTTGTTCCGCGGCTTGGCCGAGGCCCTGACAAAAGGATCCAAGTCCTACTCCGGCTTCTCGAAATCCTTCCTCAATCTCGGCAATTCCGACGTCGCCGGCATCCCAGCGCAGATGTGGATCTTCATCCCGGTGGCGATCGGCATCTGGCTGCTCGTTCATCGCACCACCATCGGCCGTTCGTTTCGCGCCATCGGCTACTCGCCGGAGGGCTCGCGCTACGCGGGCATCCCGGTCGAGCGGAACTTGAGCCTTGCCTACATCCTCGCGGGCGCAGTGGCCGGGCTTGCCGCGGTGATTCTTGTCGCCCGTCTCGGCGAAGCCCGCGCAAACGCGGGCATCAACTACGAGCTGCTCGCGATCACCGCGGTGGTGCTCGGCGGCACCAGCATCTTCGGCGGCTCCGGCACCGTTGGCGGAACCTTCCTCGGCTACCTCGCCATCGCCATTCTCAACAACGGCCTCAGCCGCATCACCGCCTACAAGCTCTTCGACCAGCCGATTGCCAGCATTTCACGCGAGCTCTCCGGCGTGCTCACCGGCGTGCTGCTCCTGCTAGCCCTGGCCGTCGGTCCCATCTCCAAAAACCTCGCCACCCGGCGATCTCGCCGGCAGATTTCAAAGCAGTCTAACCCATGA
- a CDS encoding DMT family transporter gives MNSWILLVLAGLLEICWALGLKSTEGFTRLWPSVFVGSALVASLVLLSLAVKNLPVGTAYAVWVGIGAAGAAIAAVFLHGETMTPARALFLGLLVVAIIGLKFTSTAH, from the coding sequence ATGAATTCCTGGATCCTACTCGTTCTCGCCGGCTTGCTGGAGATTTGCTGGGCCCTCGGCCTGAAATCCACTGAAGGCTTCACCCGCCTTTGGCCCTCTGTCTTTGTCGGCAGTGCGCTCGTTGCCAGCCTCGTGCTTCTCTCACTTGCGGTGAAGAACCTGCCGGTCGGGACCGCCTATGCGGTGTGGGTCGGCATCGGCGCCGCGGGAGCCGCCATCGCGGCGGTCTTTCTCCACGGCGAAACCATGACTCCGGCCCGGGCCTTGTTCCTCGGCTTGCTGGTGGTCGCGATCATTGGCCTGAAGTTCACCTCGACCGCGCACTAG